A stretch of DNA from Halorubrum sp. BOL3-1:
CGAGCGTGATGACGATGATGTTCTGGAGCCGCCCCGTCTCCTTGGCGCCGACGTAGTTGATGAACACGAAGGCCGCGCCGGCGACCAGCGCGGCGACCTGCGTCGAAGTCAGCGTCAGTCCGAGGAGGGAGAGGCTCGGCACGGAGACGAGTTCGATGAGGAACCCGCCGAAGCCGATCATGTAGAACGCCGAGGCGAACGCCAGCCCGATCCAGTTGCCCATCCCGGCGATGGAGCCGAACAGCGGGCCGAGCGCGTGGTTGACGTAGTAGTAGCTTCCGCCCGCCTTCGGCATCGCCGTGCCGAGTTCGCTCGCCGACAGCGCGGTGAAAAGCGAGATGATCCCGCCGACGATGAAGGAGACCGCCACGAGCGGGCCGGCGACCCCCGCCGCCTGCCCCGGCAACACGAAGATGCCCGCGCCGATCATCGTCCCGATCCCGATCGTGAGCGCCGCGAGCGGACCGAGGTCCTTCGCGAGCTCCTCGTCGCCGCTCACGGGGGGTCACCTCGGTCGGTTGTGACTATCCGGGCGTGTATCATATCCGGGGTCTCTGCTCTGTTCGTATAAAGCCGGTTGATCCGGGCGAGGTCGTGAGACACGGAACCACCGGATCGCGACGAGGCCGTCGCGCGCAGCGGGCGTGGTCGCGTCGGCACGGCGCCACGGGCACGTCGAACTCGTCCGCGGCCGCGTCGCTCCCGCGAGTTTCCGCCCGTATCACAAGGGACATACACGCACGCGTCCCTCCCTCACACGACAGGTGGATCCCGTGACGGAAAAACGCGAATACCGCGACGACTACGACGACAAGACGCTGTACATCCCCGGCCCGACGGAGGTCCGCGACGACGTCATCGAGGCGATGGCGGAGCCGATGTTCGGCCATCGGATGGACCGGATGACCGACCTGTACACCACCATCGTCGAGGACACGAAGGAGTTTCTCGGCACCGACAACGAGGTCGTCATCCTGACCGGCTCCGGCACGGAGTTCTGGGAGGCGACGACGCTCAACCTCGTCGACGAGCGCGTCCTCGTCCCGACCTGCGGCGCCTTCAGCGAGCGCTACGCCAACGTGGCCGAGCGGCTCGGGAAAGGCGTCACCCGGCTGGAGTACGAGTGGGGAGAGGCCGTCAAACCGGAGGACATCCGCGAGGCGCTCGACGCCAGCGACGAGGGGTACGACATGGTCGCCGGCGTGATGAACGAGTCGTCGACCGGCGTCCGCAACCCGGTCGAGGAAATTGGGGACGTACTCAGCGAGTACCCGGACACCTACTTCGCGGTCGACGCCGTCTCCTCGCTCGGCGGCGACTACGTCGACATCGACGCCCACGGTATCGACGCGATCTTCGCGTCGACCCAGAAGGCGTTCGCGATGCCGCCGGGACTGGCGGTCTGCGTCGTCAGCGACGACGCCTACGACCGCGAGGTCGAGAAGGGCGACTCCTCGTGGTACGGCGGCTTCCGCCGTAGCATCGACTACTACGACCGGAAGGGACAGACCCACTCGACGCCCGCGATTCCGATCATGTTGGCGTACCGCAAGCAGATGAAACACATGCTCGACGAGGGGCACCGCGCCCGCGACGAGCGCCACCGCGAGATGACCGAGTACGTCCACGACTGGGCCGACAAACACTTCGCGATGTTCCCCGAGGAGGGGTACGAGTCGCAGACTGTCGCCTGTATCGAGAACACGCGGGGGATAGACGTCGCGGCGACCATCGAGGAAGTGAGCGAGGAGTACGACATGGCCTTCTCGAACGGCTACGGCGACATCGGGGAAGAGACGTTCCGGATCGGCCACATGGGCGAACACACCGTCGAGAGCGTGAAGGAACTCACCGACGCCATCGAGGACGTCGCCGGCCTGTAGCTCGTCGGATTCCGTCGTCAGTCCTCGTCGCGGTCGAACGCGGATCAGTCCTCGTCGCGGTCGACAACGAGTTCGATCCGATATATCCGACCACCGGCCGCCGTTCGGTCGGCGTCCACGACGACGAAAGCGTGGTCGCCGACATCAACGATGTCTCCCGTGTCGAGCGGTTCCGTCGGTCTGTCGTCGCCCGGTTCGCCCCCGTTGTCCGCGCCGACGGCGTCCCCGCCGACGCCGAGGGCGGCCTCGCCTCGGTCGATCGCGCGGCGCCAGAAGGCGTCGGACGGCGGTCGCGGTCCCACCCGCGACGCCAGGTCGCTCCGCGTGAGTCGTCTCATCGAGTCCGCCTCGTCGCGCTCGGCCTTAGCCGGTTCGATCATCGCGTCAGTGCGACAGTCTACAGCCAGAGCAACTGCGCGTGCCTCGTCTCCTCGAACTCCAGGACGGTCTCCTCGTCGACGAGGCCCGCCTCGACGGCGACCCCGACCGCCTCGGTGCCGACGATGTTCGCGACCTGCGCGCGCCGGAGGCCCGCGATAACCTCCGATTCGGTCGCCTCAACGGCGTCGTCGCCGCCGTAGAACTCCTCGCTTACGGTGAGCGTGACGGGACCGTCCTCGAACGTCTCTCCGAGGCAGTCGGGGTCACAGACGGAGACGAGCCGTCCCTCGGCGGTCTCGCGCTCGCGGAGGAGCATTCAGAAGCCCTCGGGACCCTCGCCTTGAAGCTCTCGCTCCGGCCCCTCGGCCTCGCCGTCCTGCCCGCTGCGACTGCCCTCTCCACCGCGACCGCCGGCACCGCCCTCTCCACCGCGACCGCCGGCACCGCCCTCTCTACCGCGACCGCCGGCACCGGGCTGCCCACCGCGACCACCCTGTCCGCCGGGTCGGCCGCCCTGTCCGCCCTGCCCTCCGGGACCCGGCGCCTGTCCCGTCTGTTCTTCGATCAGCTGTTCCTCCGTCTCGCGGCGGAGTTCGTCGGCGCGGTCGGCGACCTCCTCTGCCTGCTCGTGTTCGCCGGCCTCTTCGAGCGCACGCGCTTTCTCCTCTAAGACGCCCGCGTCGCGGTAGCCCAGCCGGATCGCGTTGTCGAAGCAGGAGACCGCGTCCTCGGCGAGGCCGCGCTCGACCAGCAGGAACCCGCGGTTGTACCACGCCTCGGCGAAGCGGGGGTCGGCCTCGACGGCGCGCTCGGCGTGTTCGAGCGCCTGCTCGCTCCGGCCGGACTCCCAGAGCGCGTACGCGAGGTTGGTCTCGGCGGTCGCGGCGTGTTCGGAGTCCTCGTCGATGCGCAGCGCCTCTTGGTAGGCGCCGGTCGCCTGGTCGAACTCCTCCAGCTGGGCGTGGGCTGCCCCCTTGTTCACCCACGCCTCCTGCGCTTCGAGCGAGTCCTCGTCGGCGAAGCGGGCGGCGCGCTCGAACGTCTCGGTCGCCGCCTCGAAGCGGTTGATCCCCATGTACGAGAGGCCGACGTCGACCAGCTGCTCGACGTCGACGTCCTCGCTCCCGATGTTCCGGCGGTCCAGCTCGTCGGTCAGCGCCCGGGAGTCGACCGGGTCGACGCGGCTCGGGTCCTCGCCGAGCTCCGGCGGCTCCAGCGTGAACGCGTCGTAGTCGGCGTCGACGCCCTGCCCCGAAGAGAACTCGTGGCCGTCGTCGTCGCGTTCGTCGGTCATACCCCCGAATTGGCGGTCACGACGCGTAAGGGTTGCGTCGCACGGGTCCTTCGGGGCGGATCCCCACGGGGAACGGCCGAGAGCGGGCGGTAGCCTCCGAGGGACCGTTCGGGAGCCACCGCTGCGGGGAGCGTTGGCGGGTCTCGTCGGGACGTTCGGAGGACACATCGAGGGCGGATCGGAGGACACATTGAGGGCGAATCGGAGGACACATCGAAAGCGTATCGCAGCTACAGCGCCCGAAACGGCGGTTCGCGGACGTAGTTTTATGAATTCGGCACGCAAACGTTCGGGTGATGATTGGTTCCCGACTCTCCACGCGGCTCCGGTTCGGCGTCGCAGCGCTCCTTGTCGCCGTGGGCGCCGTCGCCAGCCTCGCGACCGCACCGGACCTCCCCGAGCGGATGGTAACGACGTGGAACGCCGCCGGCGGGCCGACGGGGACGCTCGCTCGGACGGCCGGAATGTGGCTCGTTCCGGGGCTCGCGGCCGGGCTGATCGGCCTGTTCGCACTGCTCCCGCGGATCGATCCCCTCGGTGGAAACATCGCCGCGTTCCGGGTCCACTACGACCGGTTCGTCGTCATAGTCACCGCGTTCCTCGTCGCCCTCCACCTCGCCGTCCTCGCAGTCAACCTGGGCTACGCGGTCAACGTGACGACGGTCGCCGTGGCCGGGGCGGCCGCACTGTTCTACTACCTCGGCACCCTCTTACCCCACATCGAGCCGAACTGGTTCGTCGGGATCCGGACGCCGTGGACGCTCAGCGACGACACCGTCTGGGACCGCACCCACGCGCTCGGCGGCCGGCTGTTCAAGATCTCGGCCGCGGTCGCGGTCGTCGGTCTCCTCGTCGGGGAGTACGCCGTCTACTTCCTCGTCGGTCCGGCGCTCGCGACGGTCGCGGTCACCGCGGCGTACTCGTACGTCCTGTACGCGCGCCGGAGGGAGGAAGGGGCCAACGGCGACCCCGCGACTCGGACCACGAAGTAGGGTTCGACGACCGGCGACGTCCGGCTCTCCCGCTGGCGAGTTCCGCCCCGGTGCCGGGCGTTTATATCCGCGGCCCCGAAGGGATCCGTATGAGCGAGGAGTCACGCGCGGACCGTCGGTCCCCCGTCGGCGAGCCTGTGGTCCGGTCGGACCCGGCGGTGACCGGCGACCGGGCCGCCGAGGCGGTGGGGTTCGACCCGAACGACCCCGACAGCGTCGCCGAGGCCGCGGAGACGGTGGCCCGGTTCGCGGCGGGCGACGTGGGCGACGACGACAACGTCTTGATGTTGCGCGGCGCCGCCGCCTGCGCGGCGCTCGTCCGCGGCGTGGGATCGTACAAGGAGGCGGTCGAGCGGGCGGGCGACGGCGTCTCGGTCGCGTTCATCCGCAAGTGGGCGCGAGTCCACGACCTTCCGCAGGCGGTCCGCCGACAGGTCGCTAACGGTCAAATCGCCCCGAGCGCCGCGAAACACGTCGCGCGGCTCGGCGGCCGGGACCGGTACCTGCTCGCGTGGGCGACGATCGACGGCGGCCTCACGGTGCGAGAGGTCCGGGCGGTCGCCTCGGCGGTCAACGACGGAGCCGAAGTCGAGGGCGCGGTCCGCGACGCGGGCGTCGAGCTCGGCCGGCTTCAGGTCCGGCTCCCGGCGGACACCTACGTCGAACTCCGCCGCCGCGCCTCCATGGAGACCGTCGAGCCGGGCGAGATCGTCGCCGACGCGGTCGATGAGTACTTCGACGACGGGTAGCCGTCCGCGAACCGCGTCGCGACGGTTCTAAACGTTTATCCGTGGTCTGTCCTTACCTATTGTCGCCTGGGCCGGTAGCTCAGTTAGGGAGAGCGTCCGGCTTTTAACCGGACGGTCGGGGGTTCGAATCCCT
This window harbors:
- a CDS encoding alanine--glyoxylate aminotransferase family protein, coding for MTEKREYRDDYDDKTLYIPGPTEVRDDVIEAMAEPMFGHRMDRMTDLYTTIVEDTKEFLGTDNEVVILTGSGTEFWEATTLNLVDERVLVPTCGAFSERYANVAERLGKGVTRLEYEWGEAVKPEDIREALDASDEGYDMVAGVMNESSTGVRNPVEEIGDVLSEYPDTYFAVDAVSSLGGDYVDIDAHGIDAIFASTQKAFAMPPGLAVCVVSDDAYDREVEKGDSSWYGGFRRSIDYYDRKGQTHSTPAIPIMLAYRKQMKHMLDEGHRARDERHREMTEYVHDWADKHFAMFPEEGYESQTVACIENTRGIDVAATIEEVSEEYDMAFSNGYGDIGEETFRIGHMGEHTVESVKELTDAIEDVAGL
- a CDS encoding DUF424 domain-containing protein, with protein sequence MLLRERETAEGRLVSVCDPDCLGETFEDGPVTLTVSEEFYGGDDAVEATESEVIAGLRRAQVANIVGTEAVGVAVEAGLVDEETVLEFEETRHAQLLWL
- a CDS encoding tetratricopeptide repeat protein — its product is MTDERDDDGHEFSSGQGVDADYDAFTLEPPELGEDPSRVDPVDSRALTDELDRRNIGSEDVDVEQLVDVGLSYMGINRFEAATETFERAARFADEDSLEAQEAWVNKGAAHAQLEEFDQATGAYQEALRIDEDSEHAATAETNLAYALWESGRSEQALEHAERAVEADPRFAEAWYNRGFLLVERGLAEDAVSCFDNAIRLGYRDAGVLEEKARALEEAGEHEQAEEVADRADELRRETEEQLIEEQTGQAPGPGGQGGQGGRPGGQGGRGGQPGAGGRGREGGAGGRGGEGGAGGRGGEGSRSGQDGEAEGPERELQGEGPEGF
- a CDS encoding SdpI family protein — encoded protein: MIGSRLSTRLRFGVAALLVAVGAVASLATAPDLPERMVTTWNAAGGPTGTLARTAGMWLVPGLAAGLIGLFALLPRIDPLGGNIAAFRVHYDRFVVIVTAFLVALHLAVLAVNLGYAVNVTTVAVAGAAALFYYLGTLLPHIEPNWFVGIRTPWTLSDDTVWDRTHALGGRLFKISAAVAVVGLLVGEYAVYFLVGPALATVAVTAAYSYVLYARRREEGANGDPATRTTK